The Thalassotalea sp. 273M-4 genome includes a region encoding these proteins:
- the pcnB gene encoding polynucleotide adenylyltransferase PcnB produces MLGKADASPVNTPRILERSEHNVSRKELSENALKVLYRLNKGGFEAYLVGGGVRDILLGEHPKDFDIATNATPEQVKKLFRNSRIIGRRFRLVHIVFGRDIIEVATFRGHHATADEKKATAHSKQSEHGMLLRDNIYGSIEEDAERRDFTINALYYSVKDFRVYDFANGLEDIKRRQIRLIGDPETRYREDPVRMLRAIRFATKLDMKIEKSTAEPITQLASLLENIPPARMFEEYLKLFMAGKAEANFDVLQQNKLLVYLFPHISQIVAQSPDAQAVQFVRLVLKNTDKRINEGLRVTPAFLLSAVLWYNIEAMKQQLVSKEALPIQDAFFAALNEVMAEQQRRIAIPKRFQLPMKDIFVLQHRLIRRDGNRALKLLEHPKFRAAYDFLLLRGQVEGGETEELANWWTHFQSANYETQQQMIKSLKGPRTGRRRIQRKRPKPRSKES; encoded by the coding sequence ATGTTAGGAAAAGCCGACGCTTCACCCGTAAACACACCAAGAATACTTGAACGTTCAGAGCATAACGTTTCTCGAAAAGAACTAAGTGAGAATGCTCTAAAAGTCTTATACCGTTTAAACAAGGGTGGGTTTGAAGCTTACCTTGTTGGTGGTGGAGTGCGTGACATATTACTTGGCGAACACCCGAAAGACTTTGATATTGCCACCAATGCAACCCCAGAACAGGTTAAAAAGCTATTTCGTAACAGCCGGATCATTGGCCGTCGTTTTCGCTTAGTGCATATTGTTTTTGGCCGAGACATCATTGAAGTTGCCACTTTTAGGGGCCACCACGCCACCGCCGACGAAAAGAAAGCAACGGCTCATTCCAAGCAATCAGAGCATGGGATGTTACTTAGAGATAATATTTACGGCTCAATAGAAGAAGACGCAGAACGCCGCGATTTCACCATTAATGCTCTTTACTACTCGGTAAAAGATTTCAGAGTTTACGATTTCGCCAACGGCTTAGAAGACATAAAGCGTCGTCAAATTCGCTTAATTGGCGATCCTGAAACGCGTTACCGAGAAGATCCGGTACGTATGCTTAGGGCCATTCGCTTTGCGACTAAATTAGATATGAAAATTGAAAAGAGCACAGCCGAACCCATCACCCAATTGGCGAGCTTGCTCGAAAACATTCCGCCAGCGCGAATGTTTGAAGAATATTTGAAACTCTTTATGGCCGGCAAAGCAGAAGCCAACTTTGACGTATTACAGCAAAATAAATTGCTGGTTTACTTATTTCCGCATATCAGTCAAATCGTAGCTCAATCTCCTGATGCCCAAGCCGTGCAATTTGTCAGACTGGTATTAAAAAATACCGACAAGCGAATTAATGAAGGTTTGCGCGTTACACCGGCCTTTTTACTGTCTGCTGTGCTTTGGTACAACATTGAAGCAATGAAACAACAGTTAGTCAGCAAAGAGGCTCTACCTATTCAGGATGCTTTTTTTGCCGCATTAAATGAAGTTATGGCTGAGCAACAACGACGTATTGCCATTCCAAAACGCTTTCAGTTACCAATGAAAGACATTTTTGTTCTTCAGCACCGCCTTATTAGACGCGATGGCAATCGTGCATTAAAATTGCTTGAACACCCTAAATTTCGGGCCGCATACGACTTTTTATTATTGCGGGGCCAAGTTGAAGGTGGTGAAACAGAAGAGCTTGCGAACTGGTGGACCCATTTTCAAAGCGCCAACTATGAAACCCAACAGCAAATGATCAAAAGCTTAAAGGGCCCTCGTACTGGTCGCAGAAGAATACAACGCAAGCGCCCAAAACCTCGGAGCAAAGAGTCCTAA
- the folK gene encoding 2-amino-4-hydroxy-6-hydroxymethyldihydropteridine diphosphokinase, with protein sequence MHTVYIGLGSNLVEPERQLKKAVEALTLIEQTLLVQVSSLYASKPMGPQDQPDYMNAVAKVETKLSPIELLDNLQQIELTAGRVRKEERWGARVLDLDILLIDNLVIDTPRLTVPHYGMKVREFVIYPLAEISPNLTLPDGTLVTELKADLPENDLVIIGQLH encoded by the coding sequence ATGCATACGGTTTACATTGGCCTAGGCAGTAATTTGGTTGAGCCTGAACGGCAATTAAAAAAGGCGGTTGAAGCACTAACGTTAATCGAGCAAACGCTCTTAGTTCAGGTGTCTTCTTTATACGCCAGTAAACCCATGGGGCCACAAGATCAACCTGACTATATGAACGCAGTCGCCAAGGTTGAAACAAAACTTAGCCCTATTGAGCTTCTCGATAATTTGCAGCAAATCGAATTAACGGCAGGGCGAGTACGAAAAGAAGAGCGTTGGGGCGCACGAGTTTTAGACTTAGATATATTATTAATCGATAACTTAGTTATCGACACGCCCCGATTAACCGTCCCTCATTATGGGATGAAAGTGCGGGAATTTGTGATCTACCCACTGGCAGAAATCAGTCCTAATTTGACCTTACCCGATGGCACGTTGGTAACAGAGCTTAAAGCCGACTTACCTGAAAACGACTTAGTTATTATAGGTCAATTGCACTGA
- a CDS encoding S8 family peptidase produces the protein MQLNMWKYPTNKRTIRTISIVTLVVLSVFMFMWKAQAQKHAETKTLIVQGASPKAMIETIEGVGGEVLHTFKVINAVSAVLTKEQQQKLKESAPLLSFFSDSKVELNDFAAVKKAKPLKFKLSSSEVSWKASLNEKVVVDAIALSWPKANGNLSELTVNDVDITLVPTMGGFSQTLAEYTLAPSNLLKVELAFDDISSVDESDYAISVTLSDGQTIALEAEQTLVKRGKNRDTYVASQTRANEAHFQGVTGKGVTVAVIDSGLSSFKQISKNSENKARSIFTYNAIDGSDDVTDEFGHGTHVTSLIVNSSQKYLDSKSKTNSYNGVAPDVNLLAVKAFDDKGLATYVDVLKAIDYVVANKDGLNIKVLNLSFSAPPSSFYWQDPINQALMVAWQNGITVVASAGNRGSDDMTIGVPGNNPYVVTVGAVSDNYTPYDYSDDFLTTFSSAGPTIEGFIKPEIIAPGGHVQGLLSDDSYIAQNFALYDTGKDYYEISGTSQSTALTSGIAALLLSANPELTPDLVKCHLLDSAKLMVTEEKGLAFSLFQQGRGVVDTMLALKADNEHCIDNSQALALEIANEEHYLGPVEYNAETGEHYLPGLEDHAWDGVYTDGTLWGKVKYLASDGTLWGKVKYVEADGTLWGKVKYLENDGTLWGKVKYIDADGSLWREIQHLESDGTLWGKVKYLEASGTLWGKVKYVETDGTLWGKVKYLENDTFLWESIKDVETSGSYWGQEKVFDIDGSLSGQVKVFETESVLWGEESFINTAGTLWGKVKYIQADGTLWGKVKYVETDGTLWGKVKYLGTDGTLWGKVKYLDADGTLWGRVKYLEANGALWGDAEDTMVGDGSLWGKMKSNQVEAAIIEANLVDPE, from the coding sequence ATGCAGTTAAACATGTGGAAATACCCAACAAACAAGCGAACGATAAGGACGATATCTATCGTAACCTTGGTTGTTTTATCCGTTTTTATGTTTATGTGGAAAGCGCAAGCCCAAAAACATGCAGAAACAAAGACCCTGATTGTTCAAGGCGCGAGCCCTAAAGCGATGATCGAAACCATTGAAGGTGTTGGTGGTGAAGTCCTACACACGTTTAAGGTGATTAATGCGGTCTCTGCGGTGCTTACCAAAGAGCAACAACAAAAGTTAAAAGAATCGGCTCCTTTACTCAGTTTCTTTTCCGACTCAAAAGTTGAACTAAATGACTTTGCTGCCGTTAAAAAAGCGAAACCATTAAAATTTAAATTATCTTCATCCGAAGTAAGCTGGAAAGCCTCACTGAACGAGAAAGTTGTTGTTGACGCAATTGCCTTGTCTTGGCCAAAAGCGAATGGAAATTTATCAGAGCTTACAGTCAATGATGTTGATATTACTCTTGTTCCGACTATGGGTGGTTTTAGCCAAACATTGGCTGAATACACCTTAGCACCAAGCAACCTATTAAAAGTTGAATTGGCATTTGATGATATTTCCAGTGTTGATGAAAGCGATTATGCGATTAGCGTAACCTTAAGTGACGGTCAAACCATTGCTTTAGAAGCTGAGCAAACGTTGGTTAAGCGTGGAAAAAATCGTGACACCTATGTGGCCTCGCAAACACGTGCAAATGAAGCACATTTTCAAGGGGTAACCGGTAAAGGTGTGACTGTTGCAGTTATCGACAGTGGTTTAAGCTCATTTAAACAGATCAGCAAAAACAGTGAGAATAAAGCTCGCAGCATTTTCACCTACAATGCCATTGATGGTAGTGATGATGTAACCGATGAGTTTGGTCATGGTACTCATGTTACCAGTCTTATTGTTAACAGCTCACAAAAATACTTAGATTCTAAGAGCAAGACCAATAGCTACAATGGTGTTGCGCCGGATGTAAATCTATTAGCGGTAAAAGCGTTTGACGATAAAGGCTTAGCAACATACGTTGATGTTTTAAAAGCGATTGATTACGTTGTCGCGAATAAAGATGGGTTAAACATTAAAGTGTTAAACTTATCGTTTAGCGCACCACCAAGCTCATTTTACTGGCAAGACCCAATCAACCAAGCATTGATGGTTGCTTGGCAAAATGGGATCACTGTAGTGGCATCTGCGGGCAACCGTGGCTCAGATGATATGACCATTGGCGTGCCAGGAAATAACCCATACGTAGTGACTGTTGGCGCGGTGTCAGATAACTACACACCTTATGACTACAGTGATGACTTTTTAACGACTTTCTCAAGTGCAGGGCCAACGATTGAAGGTTTTATTAAACCTGAAATTATTGCACCAGGTGGTCATGTTCAAGGCTTGTTAAGTGATGACAGTTATATTGCCCAAAACTTTGCTTTGTACGACACCGGAAAAGATTATTACGAAATTTCAGGTACATCTCAATCGACGGCCCTAACATCAGGTATTGCGGCTCTATTGTTGTCGGCAAATCCCGAATTAACGCCAGACTTAGTGAAATGTCATTTATTAGACTCAGCGAAATTAATGGTTACTGAAGAAAAAGGTCTTGCCTTTAGCTTATTCCAACAAGGTCGCGGTGTTGTTGATACCATGTTGGCGCTAAAAGCCGATAACGAACATTGTATCGACAACAGCCAAGCTTTGGCACTAGAGATCGCTAATGAAGAACATTATTTAGGCCCTGTGGAATATAATGCCGAAACAGGAGAACACTACTTACCGGGTCTTGAGGATCATGCCTGGGATGGGGTTTACACCGACGGTACCTTATGGGGTAAGGTTAAATACCTTGCGAGCGATGGCACCTTATGGGGTAAAGTGAAATACGTTGAAGCCGATGGCACTTTATGGGGTAAGGTAAAATATTTAGAAAACGACGGCACTTTATGGGGCAAGGTTAAGTATATTGATGCTGACGGCTCATTATGGAGAGAAATACAACACCTTGAAAGTGACGGTACTTTATGGGGTAAAGTTAAGTACTTAGAAGCGTCGGGTACCTTGTGGGGTAAAGTCAAATATGTCGAAACAGATGGCACTTTATGGGGTAAGGTAAAGTACCTAGAAAACGATACATTCTTGTGGGAAAGCATTAAAGATGTAGAAACCAGTGGTTCATATTGGGGACAAGAGAAAGTATTTGATATTGATGGTTCTTTATCTGGCCAAGTAAAGGTTTTCGAGACTGAAAGCGTACTTTGGGGCGAAGAAAGTTTCATCAATACTGCAGGAACTCTTTGGGGTAAAGTAAAATACATACAGGCTGATGGCACTTTATGGGGCAAAGTTAAGTACGTTGAAACAGATGGGACTTTGTGGGGTAAAGTGAAGTACCTTGGCACTGATGGCACGTTATGGGGCAAAGTAAAGTACCTTGATGCCGATGGGACATTGTGGGGTCGAGTCAAATACCTTGAAGCTAATGGGGCTCTTTGGGGCGATGCTGAAGATACTATGGTTGGCGATGGTTCCTTGTGGGGCAAAATGAAAAGCAATCAAGTTGAAGCAGCAATTATTGAAGCGAACTTGGTTGACCCAGAATAG
- the dksA gene encoding RNA polymerase-binding protein DksA, which produces MPAGKTNKAIGILALAGVKPYVEKDGEEYMNPAQEEHFKKILEAWRVQLREEVDRTVTHMKDEAANFPDPVDRAAQEEEFSLELRTRDRERKLIKKIEKTLQLIEEEDFGYCNACGIEIGIKRLEARPTADLCIECKTLAEIKERQLAG; this is translated from the coding sequence ATGCCAGCAGGCAAAACAAATAAAGCAATCGGAATTTTAGCATTGGCCGGTGTTAAGCCATACGTTGAAAAGGACGGCGAAGAGTACATGAACCCAGCTCAAGAAGAGCATTTCAAGAAAATTCTCGAAGCCTGGCGTGTTCAATTGCGGGAAGAAGTCGACCGCACTGTTACTCATATGAAAGATGAAGCAGCCAACTTCCCAGATCCGGTTGATCGCGCTGCACAAGAAGAAGAATTCAGTCTTGAACTGCGCACACGTGACCGTGAACGTAAGTTAATCAAGAAAATTGAGAAAACGCTTCAACTTATTGAAGAAGAAGATTTCGGCTACTGTAACGCTTGTGGTATTGAAATAGGCATCAAACGCCTTGAAGCAAGACCAACAGCAGATTTATGTATCGAGTGTAAAACCCTCGCTGAAATCAAAGAGCGTCAATTAGCAGGCTAA
- the gluQRS gene encoding tRNA glutamyl-Q(34) synthetase GluQRS yields the protein MDSPPYNCLPQRSDTCYRGRFAPSPSGFLHFGSLLAALASFLDAKHHQGQWLVRIEDIDPPREQPGAADAILQTLDAYGLHWDEDVLYQSNQNDYYETLLAEIASHQHSYHCRCTRADIKKIGGIYQGHCKSLKHPRAGSAIRLVNQAPIFHFNDRLQGLVEVDVNLAKEDFIIHRKDGLFAYQLAVVADDIAQGINHIVRGCDLLEPTARQLTLYRLFKQTAPSYLHIPLAITAEGRKLSKQNFAPAINNANPQPALWQALHFLGQQPPEELKYLSVAHIIDWGISHWDPNKLPKQREIVFLENQ from the coding sequence ATGGACTCCCCTCCTTACAACTGCTTACCTCAGCGGTCCGATACTTGTTATCGCGGCCGCTTTGCCCCCTCACCTTCGGGTTTTCTTCACTTTGGCTCATTGCTCGCAGCCCTAGCCAGTTTTTTAGATGCTAAGCACCACCAAGGTCAATGGCTGGTTCGTATTGAAGACATCGATCCTCCCAGAGAACAACCTGGGGCCGCCGATGCCATCTTACAAACGCTAGACGCTTATGGTTTGCATTGGGATGAAGACGTCTTATATCAAAGCAATCAAAACGATTATTACGAAACGCTTTTGGCCGAAATTGCCAGTCATCAGCATAGCTATCATTGCCGATGTACTCGCGCCGATATAAAAAAAATCGGCGGGATCTATCAAGGACACTGTAAATCGTTAAAGCACCCTCGAGCAGGAAGTGCGATAAGGTTAGTCAATCAAGCGCCAATTTTTCACTTTAATGATCGCTTGCAGGGTTTGGTCGAGGTCGATGTAAACCTTGCAAAAGAGGACTTTATAATTCATCGCAAAGATGGGTTATTTGCCTATCAACTTGCGGTTGTCGCCGATGATATCGCCCAAGGAATAAATCATATTGTTAGAGGTTGTGATTTACTCGAACCTACCGCTAGGCAACTGACGCTATATCGGTTATTTAAACAAACAGCGCCAAGTTATCTTCATATACCTCTTGCCATTACCGCAGAAGGCAGGAAGTTGAGCAAACAAAACTTTGCCCCCGCAATCAACAATGCCAATCCACAACCGGCATTATGGCAGGCCTTACACTTTTTGGGTCAGCAACCACCTGAAGAACTGAAATATCTGTCAGTGGCACACATTATTGATTGGGGCATTAGCCATTGGGATCCAAACAAATTGCCGAAGCAACGCGAAATCGTTTTCTTAGAAAATCAATAA
- the panB gene encoding 3-methyl-2-oxobutanoate hydroxymethyltransferase, whose translation MSRITVSTLKKMKDEGKKISSITAYDASFAKIFDDAGMHVMLVGDSLGMVLQGQSDTIPVTVDDIAYHTRCVRSGAEKTLLIADMPFMSYATKEQAFANAAKLMQAGANMVKVEGGEWLFDTIAGLVERSVPVCGHLGLTPQSVNVFGGFKVQGRDNEKALQMIEDAKKLEQAGIQLLVLECIPTELAKAITQAVSIPVIGIGAGNVTDGQILVMHDALGISFGKIPKFSRNFLAETGDIRQAVELYMNDVSSGQFPSEQHSFQ comes from the coding sequence ATGAGTAGAATAACCGTTAGTACCCTTAAAAAAATGAAAGATGAGGGTAAAAAAATTTCCTCCATTACCGCATACGACGCCAGCTTCGCCAAGATTTTTGATGATGCGGGTATGCACGTCATGTTAGTTGGTGATTCTCTAGGTATGGTATTACAAGGACAATCCGATACCATCCCTGTTACGGTTGATGATATCGCTTACCATACCCGCTGTGTGCGTAGTGGCGCCGAAAAGACCTTACTAATCGCCGACATGCCTTTTATGTCTTACGCCACCAAAGAACAGGCCTTTGCCAATGCCGCCAAGCTTATGCAAGCGGGCGCCAACATGGTGAAAGTAGAAGGCGGTGAATGGTTATTTGACACCATTGCTGGCTTAGTCGAGCGCAGTGTGCCTGTTTGTGGTCACTTAGGGCTAACACCACAGTCAGTCAATGTTTTTGGTGGTTTTAAAGTACAAGGCCGTGACAACGAGAAAGCCTTACAAATGATTGAAGATGCGAAAAAGTTGGAACAGGCTGGAATTCAGTTACTGGTACTCGAATGTATCCCAACCGAACTTGCTAAAGCCATAACACAAGCGGTCTCTATTCCGGTAATAGGTATAGGTGCAGGCAATGTAACCGACGGCCAAATCTTGGTTATGCACGATGCATTAGGAATTTCATTTGGTAAAATCCCTAAGTTTTCTCGTAACTTCTTAGCTGAAACCGGCGACATTCGCCAAGCCGTTGAGCTTTACATGAATGACGTTTCAAGCGGACAATTTCCGTCAGAACAACACAGCTTTCAGTAA